In the Lepidochelys kempii isolate rLepKem1 chromosome 3, rLepKem1.hap2, whole genome shotgun sequence genome, one interval contains:
- the LOC140908404 gene encoding general transcription factor 3C polypeptide 2-like, which produces MHEQEVKAELSLDRMQLESIHKVRFSPNLDSHGWLVSGGQSGIVRAHCLVGLTSPVGHKLLQECRAQFSAMYRDRPESPSSAEHSLLQEQ; this is translated from the exons ATGCACGAGCAGGAGGTGAAGGCCGAGCTGAGCCTGGACCGCATGCAGCTGGAGTCCATCCACAAG GTTCGCTTCAGCCCCAACCTGGACTCTCACGGCTGGCTGGTGTCGGGTGGCCAGTCGGGCATCGTGCGGGCTCACTGCCTGGTGGGGCTCACCTCCCCTGTGGGCCACAAGCTGCTCCAGGAGTGCCGAGCCCAGTTCAGCGCCATGTACAGGGACAGGCCGGAGAGCCCCAGCTCCGCCGAGCACAGCCTCCTGCAGGAACAATAG